One window of the Spea bombifrons isolate aSpeBom1 chromosome 8, aSpeBom1.2.pri, whole genome shotgun sequence genome contains the following:
- the LOC128503761 gene encoding TLR adapter interacting with SLC15A4 on the lysosome-like — translation MLAEAFICRLAYGDAVCKEKKLNRENNNTETTAGSVEGQPKNGSAGLADRDGLNVFRARDQTLRPGQSQHGDQRSLYYGKESSQALYIPQKDRIGGKQLDLYTSWSSMYASIFKEYPDMHIAGHHILNKKDSGCVLDLDSELQDGPILLSVDIPTNSPPTEIPDKPAKPNNEDKRDRSITIPKAPFSNSALNDYMEKQMQELYEQFIEEHQAVDGSPNPMLFSSSLMNSLNQISTYISQEQNVERRKARQAILNCLRSAASGASSEFVTPVLHISSEPGLKKNPDARSKYSAVLGGIALLK, via the coding sequence ATGTTGGCCGAAGCTTTTATCTGTAGACTTGCCTACGGGGACGCGGTATGTAAAGAGAAAAAACTGAATCGGGAAAACAACAACACAGAGACGACCGCTGGGTCGGTGGAAGGTCAGCCGAAGAACGGGTCTGCAGGTTTAGCAGATAGAGATGGCTTGAATGTCTTCCGGGCGAGGGATCAAACACTGAGGCCTGGACAAAGCCAACATGGAGACCAGCGTAGCCTGTACTATGGAAAAGAATCCTCGCAAGCTTTGTACATCCCCCAAAAAGACCGGATCGGCGGAAAACAGCTGGACCTGTATACGTCATGGTCAAGCATGTATGCGAGTATATTCAAAGAATATCCAGACATGCACATCGCAGGCCACCATATTCTCAATAAAAAGGACTCCGGGTGCGTGTTGGACCTCGATAGCGAACTCCAAGATGGCCCAATCTTGCTTTCCGTAGACATTCCAACAAACAGTCCCCCTACTGAGATTCCGGATAAACCCGCCAAACCGAACAACGAGGACAAACGAGACCGGAGCATCACAATCCCCAAAGCCCCCTTCTCAAACTCTGCTCTCAACGACTACATGGAGAAGCAGATGCAGGAACTCTACGAGCAATTTATTGAGGAGCATCAAGCCGTTGATGGTTCTCCTAACCCCATGCTTTTTTCTAGCAGCCTCATGAACAGTTTAAACCAGATCAGTACTTATATATCGCAGGAGCAGAACGTGGAACGTCGCAAGGCGAGGCAGGCCATCCTAAACTGCTTAAGGAGCGCCGCGAGTGGGGCGAGCTCCGAATTCGTCACCCCGGTTCTGCATATCTCCAGTGAACCCGGACTGAAAAAGAACCCGGACGCCCGGTCAAAATACTCGGCTGTGTTAGGGGGTATTGCGTTGCTCAAATAA